In the genome of [Mycoplasma] phocae, one region contains:
- a CDS encoding ABC transporter permease encodes MSKFKSFLKHSYIIAILACLYIPIIFGTIYSFNAPSDKGIFSVTTWNRFSYAAYVELFSKSHALAFINSFLLGLATSILVITLSLITVFSLWRHKNKTARTFVQSTSNVPLINPDVITGLTLAIVLNLIFLGTLKATNEGFFRAIIGHTVMTLPYGILIMLPKSDKFSKSIFESSQDLGYSKIKTWFKTYFVYMLGSIGFTFVITIALSFDDFIITRIVSNTETLGTQLYEGQFQAWSLGIGAISLLVVILANTIYIATKGSRIVKMKKLTQLTLKENAKKHLNR; translated from the coding sequence TTCTCGCATGTCTATATATCCCGATTATTTTTGGGACAATTTATAGCTTCAACGCCCCTTCTGATAAAGGGATATTCTCAGTAACAACTTGAAATAGATTCTCATATGCAGCCTATGTTGAACTATTTTCAAAATCACATGCGCTAGCTTTTATTAATTCATTTTTACTAGGACTTGCAACTTCAATTCTAGTAATTACACTTTCATTAATTACAGTGTTTTCCCTATGAAGACACAAAAACAAAACAGCGAGAACTTTTGTTCAATCAACATCGAACGTTCCATTAATTAACCCTGATGTTATTACCGGACTAACTCTTGCTATTGTTTTAAACCTAATTTTCTTAGGAACACTTAAAGCAACTAATGAAGGATTTTTTAGAGCAATTATTGGTCATACAGTTATGACATTACCTTATGGAATTTTGATTATGTTGCCAAAAAGTGACAAATTCTCAAAGAGCATTTTTGAATCAAGTCAAGACCTTGGGTATTCAAAAATTAAAACTTGATTTAAAACTTATTTTGTTTACATGTTAGGATCAATTGGTTTTACTTTCGTTATTACAATTGCTTTATCATTTGATGATTTTATTATAACTAGAATTGTTTCTAACACAGAGACTTTAGGAACACAATTGTATGAAGGTCAATTTCAAGCTTGATCACTTGGAATTGGCGCCATATCTCTTTTAGTGGTAATTTTGGCAAATACAATTTACATCGCCACAAAGGGATCAAGAATTGTTAAAATGAAAAAATTAACTCAACTAACATTGAAGGAAAATGCAAAAAAGCATTTAAATAGGTAA